One genomic segment of Balaenoptera musculus isolate JJ_BM4_2016_0621 chromosome 11, mBalMus1.pri.v3, whole genome shotgun sequence includes these proteins:
- the COL7A1 gene encoding collagen alpha-1(VII) chain isoform X2, with translation MRLRLLVAALCAGILAGAPRVWAQHRERVSCTRLYAADIVFLLDGSSSIGRSNFREVRGFLEGLVLPFSGAASAQGVRFAAVQYSDDPRTEFGLDALGSGGDVIRAIRELSYKGGNTRTGAAILHVADRVFLPQLARPGVPKVCILITDGKSQDLVDTAAQRLKGQGVKLFAVGIKNADPEELKRIASQPTSDFFFFVNDFNILRTLLPLVSRRVCTTAGGVPVALPSDDSTSGPRDLVLSEPGSQSLRVQWTAASGPVTGYKVQYTPLTGLGQPLSSERREVSVPAGETSVRLQGLRPLTEYQVTVVSLYANSIGEAVSGTARTTALEAPELTIQNTTAHSLLVAWRSVPSATGYRVTWRVFSGGATQQQELGPGQGSVLLRDLEPGTDYAVTVSALLGRSVGPATSLTARTDTSVEQTLRPIILGPTSILLSWNLVPEARGYRLEWRRESGLEVPQKVVLPSDVTRYQLDGLQPGTEYRLTLYTLLEGREVATPATVVPPGPELPVGPVTDLQATELPGQRVRVSWSPVPSATEYRITVRSIQGVERSLVLPRSQTAFDLDDVRAGLSYTVRVSARVGTREGDASVLTVRREPETPLAIPGLRIVASDATRVRVAWGPVPGASGFRVSWRTDNGLGSSQTLPSESTATDIMGLRPGTSYQVAVSALRGREEGPPAITVARTDPLGPMKTVRVTQVSSSSVTITWNRVPGATGYRVSWHSGHGPEKSQLVSGEATVAELDGLEPDTEYTVHVWARVAGVDGTPASVVVRTDPQPVGSVSKLQILNASSDVLRVTWVGVTGATAYRLAWGRSEGGPTRQEMLPANTDSAEIRGLEGGVSYSVRVTALVGDREGAPVSIVVTTPPEEAPPALETLRVVQRGEHSLRLRWQPVPGARGFRLRWQPDGGQEQSRVLGPELSSYELDGLEPATHYRIWLSVLGTAGEGPPSEVTAYTESPRVPSTELRVVDTSVDSVTLAWTPVSGVSSYILSWQPLRGPGQELPGASQTLPGLSSSQRVTGLEPGISYIFSLTPVREGVQGPEASVTQTPVCPHGLMDVVFLLHTTRDNAHRAEAVKRALEHLVSALGPLGPQAVQVGLLSYSHRPSPLFSLNSSHDLGVIRQKIRNIPYTDPSGNNLGTAVVTAHRYLLAPDAPGRRRHVPGVMVLLVDEPLRGDIFSSIREAQAAGLKVMMLGLAGADPEQLRRLVPGIDSAQTFFTVDDGPSLDQAVSSLATALCQTALTTQLQPEPCSVHCPKGQKGEPGEMGLKGQAGSPGPPGLPGRMGVPGPQGPPGSTIAKGERGFPGADGPPGSPGRPGTPGTPGPKGSPGWPSPRGEPGERGPRGPKGEPGEPGRVIGGEGPGLPGQKGDPGPPGPPGSRGPLGDPGPRGPPGFSGTTVKGEKGDRGERGPPGPGDGSVALGEPGLPGLPGSRGPQGSVGPPGEKGEKGDCEDGAPGLPGQPGTPGEPGLRGLPGDTGPKGDRGLTGAMGETGEKGERGSPGPAGPQGPPGVAGRPGLEGPEGPPGPTGRRGEKGEPGRPGDPAVGPGGAGAKGEKGDVGLSGPKGATGVKGERGPPGLVLPGDPGPKGDPGVRGPIGLTGRAGPPGDSGPPGETGDPGRPGSPGPIGPRGRDGEVGEKGDEGPPGEPGLPGKAGERGLRGAPGTRGPVGEKGDQGDPGEDGRNGSPGPSGPKGDRGEPGPPGPPGRLVDTGLGVREKGESGDRGQEGPRGPKGDPGPPGASGERGISGLRGPPGPQGDPGVRGPAGEKGDWGPPGLDGRSGLDGKPGTPGPPGLPGAIGKAGDPGRDGLPGLRGEQGPPGPSGPLGAPGKPGEDGKPGLNGKNGGPGDPGEDGRKGEKGNSGAPGREGHDGPKGERGAPGSPGLQGPPGLPGQIGPPGQGFPGVPGGSGSKGDRGETGPKGEQGLPGERGLRGEPGSTANVERLLENIGIKTSALREIVESWEESSGSFLPVPERRRGPKGDPGERGPPGKEGPTGFSGERGPKGDRGDPGPQGPPGLALGERGPPGPPGLAGEPGKPGIPGLPGPAGSVGEAGRPGERGERGEKGERGEQGRDGPPGLPGPPGPPGPKVAMDEPGSGLSREPGPPGLKGAKGEPGSDGNRGLKGDRGEPGIKGDWGEPGQRGQNGNPGLPGERGVAGPEGKPGLQGPRGAPGPMGGHGDPGPPGAPGLAGPAGPQGPSGLKGEPGETGPPGRGLPGPTGAVGLPGPPGTSGLVGPQGAPGLPGQVGETGKPGVSGRDGASGKDGDRGAPGVPGSPGLPGPVGPKGEPGPMGTPGQAVVGPPGAKGEKGAPGGLAGDLVGEPGAKGDRGLPGPRGEKGEAGRAGEPGDPGEDGQKGAPGLKGHKGDPGVGVQGPPGPIGPPGLKGDLGSPGTPGAPGIAGFPGQTGPRGEMGQPGPSGERGLAGPPGREGAPGPLGPPGPLGLAGAPGAPGLKGDKGDPGAGPPGARGERGEPGVRGEDGRPGLEGPRGLVGPPGSRGERGEKGDTGTSGLKGDKGDSAVIMGPPGPRGAKGDMGERGPRGIDGDKGPRGDSGDAGEKGAKGQPGDKGSAGLLGVRGLTGPKGEPGAAGIPGEPGSRGKDGAPGVRGDKGDVGFMGPRGLKGERGVKGACGLDGEKGDKGEAGALGRPGLAGRKGELGEPGVPGQSGAPGKEGLIGPKGDRGFDGQPGPKGDQGEKGERGPPGIGGFPGPRGSDGSSGPPGPPGSIGPKGPEGLQGQKGERGPPGESVVGAPGVPGTPGERGEQGRPGPAGPRGEKGEAALTEDDIRGLVRQEMSQHCACQGQFITSGSRPLPSYAADTAGPQLHAVPVLRVSHAEEEGQVPPEDDEYEYSEYSVEEYQDPEAPWDGDAPDPCSLPLDEGSCTAYTLRWYHRAVAGGIEACHPFVYGGCGGNANRFGTREACERRCPPRVAQSQGTGAARSLGR, from the exons ATGAGGCTGCGGCTCCTGGTGGCTGCGCTCTGCGCGGGGATCCTGGCAGGGGCGCCCCGAGTGTGGGCCCAGCACAGGGAGAGAG TGAGCTGCACGCGCCTTTACGCCGCTGACATCGTGTTCCTACTCGACGGCTCCTCGTCCATTGGCCGAAGCAACTTCCGCGAAGTGAGGGGTTTCCTTGAGGGGCTGGTGCTGCCCTTCTCCGGGGCAGCCAGTGCACAGGGTGTGCGCTTCGCTGCCGTGCAGTACAGCGATGACCCACG gaCAGAATTTGGCCTGGATGCGCTTGGCTCAGGAGGTGACGTGATCCGTGCCATCCGAGAGCTCAGCTACAAGGGAGGCAACACGCGCACAGGAGCTGCAATTCTCCACGTGGCTGACCGTGTCTTTCTGCCCCAGCTGGCCCGACCTGGTGTTCCCAAG GTCTGCATCCTCATCACAGATGGGAAGTCCCAGGACCTGGTGGACACAGCTGCCCAGAGGCTGAAGGGGCAGGGAGTCAAGCTGTTTGCTGTGG GGATCAAGAATGCCGACCCTGAGGAGCTGAAGCGAATCGCCTCGCAGCCGACCAGCGATTTCTTCTTCTTCGTCAACGACTTCAACATCTTGAGGACGCTCCTGCCTCTTGTTTCCCGGAGGGTGTGCACAACTGCAGGTGGCGTGCCTGTGGCCCTGCCCT CCGATGACTCAACCTCTGGTCCACGGGACCTGGTGCTGTCTGAGCCAGGCAGTCAATCCTTGAGAGTACAGTGGACAGCGGCCAGTGGCCCTGTGACTGGCTACAAGGTCCAGTACACCCCCCTGACGGGGCTGGGACAGCCACTGTCGAGTGAGCGGCGGGAG GTGAGCGTCCCAGCGGGTGAGACCAGCGTGAGGCTGCAGGGTCTCCGGCCACTGACTGAGTACCAAGTGACGGTGGTTTCCCTCTACGCCAACAGCATCGGGGAGGCCGTGAGCGGGACAGCTCGGACGA CTGCTCTGGAGGCACCGGAGCTGACCATCCAGAACACCACAGCCCACAGCCTCCTGGTGGCCTGGCGGAGTGTGCCAAGCGCCACTGGCTACCGCGTGACATGGCGGGTCTTCAGTG GTGGGGCCACGCAGCAGCAggagctgggccctgggcaggggTCAGTGTTGCTGCGTGACCTGGAGCCTGGCACAGACTATGCGGTGACCGTGAGCGCCCTGCTTGGCCGGAGCGTGGGGCCTGCCACCTCCCTGACTGCCCGCACCG ACACTTCTGTTGAGCAGACCCTGCGTCCCATCATCCTGGGCCCCACATCCATCCTTCTTTCCTGGAACTTGGTGCCTGAGGCCCGTGGCTACCGGCTGGAGTGGCGGCGTGAGAGTG GTTTGGAGGTGCCACAGAAGGTGGTGCTGCCCTCTGACGTGACCCGCTACCAGTTGGATGGGCTGCAGCCAGGCACTGAGTATCGCCTCACACTCTACACGCTGCTAGAGGGCCGTGAGGTGGCCACGCCTGCAACTGTGGTCCCCCCTG GGCCAGAGCTGCCCGTGGGCCCTGTGACAGACCTACAGGCCACCGAGCTGCCTGGGCAGCGGGTGCGAGTGTCCTGGAGCCCAGTTCCCAGCGCCACCGAGTATCGGATCACCGTGCGCAGCATCCAGG GGGTCGAGCGGAGCCTGGTGCTTCCCAGGAGTCAGACAGCTTTTGACTTGGATGACGTTCGGGCTGGGCTGAGCTACACAGTGCGGGTGTCAGCTCGAGTAGGCACCCGAGAGGGTGATGCCAGCGTCCTCACTGTCCGCCGGG AGCCAGAAACCCCACTTGCCATCCCAGGGCTGCGGATAGTGGCGTCAGACGCAACGCGAGTGAGGGTGGCCTGGGGACCTGTGCCTGGAGCCAGTGGATTTCGGGTTAGCTGGAGGACAGACAATG GTCTGGGGTCCAGCCAGACATTGCCCTCAGAGTCTACTGCCACAGATATCATGGGGCTGAGACCTGGAACCTCCTACCAGGTGGCTGTGTCGGCATTgcgagggagagaggagggcccACCTGCGATCACCGTGGCTCGAACTG ACCCACTGGGCCCAATGAAGACAGTCCGTGTGACTCAAGTCAGCAGCTCATCTGTCACCATCACCTGGAACAGGGTTCCTGGTGCCACAGGATACAGGGTCTCCTGGCACTCAGGCCACG GCCCAGAGAAATCCCAGTTGGTTTCTGGGGAGGCCACAGTGGCTGAGCTGGATGGGCTGGAGCCAGATACCGAGTACACAGTGCATGTGTGGGCCCGTGTGGCTGGTGTGGATGGGACCCCTGCCTCTGTGGTTGTAAGGACTG ACCCTCAGCCTGTGGGCAGTGTCTCGAAGCTGCAGATCCTCAATGCTTCCAGTGACGTTCTGCGGGTCACCTGGGTGGGGGTCACTGGAGCCACAGCTTACAGACTGGCCTGGGGCCGGAGCGAGG GTGGCCCCACGAGACAGGAGATGCTCCCAGCAAACACGGACTCCGCTGAGATACGGGGCCTCGAAGGCGGAGTCAGCTACTCAGTGAGAGTGACTGCACTTGTGGGGGACCGTGAGGGCGCACCTGTCTCCATTGTCGTCACCACGC CGCCTGAGGAGGCTCCACCAGCCCTGGAGACACTTCGCGTAGTGCAGCGAGGGGAGCACTCGCTGAGGCTGCGCTGGCAGCCGGTGCCCGGGGCACGAGGCTTCCGTCTGCGTTGGCAACCTGATG GTGGCCAGGAACAGTCCCGGGTCCTGGGGCCGGAACTCAGCAGCTACGAACTGGACGGGCTGGAGCCAGCGACCCACTACCGTATATGGCTGAGTGTCTTGGGGACAGCTGGAGAAGGGCCCCCCTCAGAAGTAACTGCATACACTG AGTCACCTCGTGTCCCAAGCACTGAACTGCGTGTTGTAGACACCTCAGTCGACTCAGTGACTCTGGCCTGGACCCCGGTGTCTGGGGTATCCAGCTACATCCTATCCTGGCAGCCACTCAGAGGCCCTGGCCAAG AATTGCCTGGGGCCTCACAGACACTTCCGGGGCTCTCAAGCTCCCAGCGGGTGACAGGGCTAGAGCCTGGCATCTCCTACATATTCTCCCTGACACCTGTCCGGGAGGGTGTACAGGGTCCTGAGGCCTCTGTCACACAGACCCCAG TGTGTCCCCACGGCCTGATGGACGTGGTGTTCCTGCTGCATACCACTCGAGACAATGCTCATCGCGCAGAGGCTGTGAAGCGAGCCCTGGAGCATCTGGTGTCTGCACTTGGGCCTCTTGGGCCACAGGCCGTCCAG GTTGGCCTCCTGTCCTACAGTCACCGGCCCTCCCCACTGTTCTCGCTGAACAGCTCCCATGACCTCGGTGTCATCCGGCAGAAGATCCGCAACATCCCCTACACGGACCCAAGTGGGAACAACCTGG GCACAGCTGTGGTTACAGCTCACAGATACCTGTTGGCACCAGATGCCCCTGGACGACGCCGGCACGTGCCAGGCGTGATGGTTCTACTGGTGGATGAGCCCTTGAGAGGTGACATCTTCAGCTCTATCCGTGAGGCCCAGGCTGCTG GGCTCAAAGTGATGATGCTGGGCCTGGCAGGAGCTGACCCAGAACAGCTGCGTCGCTTGGTGCCGGGCATAGACTCTGCCCAGACCTTCTTCACCGTGGATGATGGTCCAAGCTTGGACCAGGCAGTCAGTAGTCTGGCAACAGCCCTGTGTCAGACGGCTTTGACCACCCAG CTACAGCCAGAGCCTTGCTCAGTGCATTGTCCAAAG GGCCAGAAGGGGGAACCCGGAGAGATG GGGCTGAAAGGACAAGCCGGGTCTCCTGGCCCCCCCGGCCTCCCG GGCAGGATGGGTGTTCCTGGCCCCCAGGGACCTCCTGGAAGTACCATTGCGAAGGGTGAGAGG ggcttccctggggcagatgggcctccaggcagccctggccGCCCTGGGACTCCTGGAACCCCTGGCCCGAAG GGCTCCCCAGGGTGGCCCAGTCCTCGTGGAGAACCA GGAGAGCGAGGGCCTCGAGGCCCAAAGGGGGAGCCG GGAGAGCCTGGACGAGTCATTGGAGGCGAGGGCCCAGGGCTTCCTGGGCAGAAAGGGGACCCTGGACCTCCA GGTCCCCCTGGATCTCGTGGCCCATTGGGAGACCCAGGACCCCGTGGTCCCCCAGGATTTTCTGGAACAACTGTGAAG GGTGAGAAAGGTGATCGTGGGGAGCGG GGCCCCCCTGGACCAGGTGACGGCAGCGTTGCTTTAGGGGAGCCTGGGCTGCCG GGTCTTCCTGGAAGCCGTGGACCCCAAGGCTCAGTTGGCCCCcctggagaaaaaggagaaaag GGTGACTGTGAAGATGGAGCCCCAGGCCTCCCAGGACAACCTGGGACGCCGGGTGAGCCG GGCCTACGGGGACTTCCTGGAGACACTGGCCCCAAA GGTGACCGAGGACTAACAGGGGCCATGGGTGAGACTGGAGAAAAG GGCGAACGTGGATCCCCTGGCCCAGCAGGACCACAG GGTCCACCAGGAGTTGCTGGACGTCCTGGACTTGAGGGTCCTGAA GGGCCACCAGGACCCACTGGCCGCCGAGGAGAGAAG GGGGAGCCTGGTCGCCCTGGGGACCCCGCAGTG GGACCTGGGGGTGCTGGAGCTAAAGGAGAGAAG GGAGACGTAGGGCTCTCTGGGCCCAAAGGAGCTACTGGAGTCAAAGGGGAACGG GGCCCACCTGGCTTGGTTCTTCCTGGGGACCCTGGCCCCAAGGGAGACCCTGGAGTCCGG GGTCCCATTGGCCTCACTGGCAGAGCAGGACCCCCG GGTGACTCAGGGCCTCCCGGAGAGACGGGAGACCCTGGGCGTCCTGGTTCCCCAGGACCCATCGGCCCCCGAGGACGAGAT GGTGAAGTTGGAGAGAAAGGTGACGAGGGTCCCCCG GGTGAACCAGGTTTGCCTGGAAAAGCTGGCGAGCGTGGCCTTCGG GGGGCACCTGGAACTCGGGGGCCTGTGGGTGAGAAGGGAGACCAGGGAGATCCTGGAGAGGATGGACGAAAT ggaagccctggaccatCTGGACCCAAGGGTGACCGTGGGGAGCCA GGTCCCCCAGGACCCCCTGGACGGCTG GTGGAcactggacttggagtcagagAGAAG GGAGAGTCTGGGGACCGTGGACAGGAGGGTCCTCGAGGACCCAAGGGTGACCCCGGCCCCCCTGGAGCTTCTGGGGAGAGA GGCATCAGTGGACTTCGGGGGCCCCCCGGCCCACAG GGGGACCCAGGTGTTCGAGGCCCAGCAGGAGAAAAG GGTGACTGGGGCCCCCCTGGCCTGGATGGCCGCAGTGGACTGGATGGGAAACCAGGAACCCCTGGTCCCCCTGGGCTGCCT GGTGCTATAGGCAaggctggggacccagggagAGAC GGACTTCCTGGCCTTCGAGGAGAACAGGGCCCCCCTGGCCCCTCTGGTCCCCTTGGAGCACCG GGAAAGCCAGGCGAGGATGGCAAGCCTGGCCTGAATGGGAAAAAC GGAGGACCTGGGGACCCTGGAGAAGATGGGAGGAAG ggagagaagggaaattcGGGCGCTCCTGGGAGAGAA GGTCATGATGGCCCCAAGGGTGAGCGAGGAGCTCCTGGTAGCCCTGGACTCCAGGGCCCCCCGGGCCTCCCAGGGCAGATCGGCCCTCCTGGACAG ggtttccctggtgttCCGGGAGGTTCGGGCTCCAAG GGTGACCGTGGGGAGACTGGACCCAAAGGGGAACAG GGCCTCCCAGGAGAGCGTGGCCTGAGAGGAGAGCCTGGGAGCACGGCG AATGTGGAGCGGTTGCTGGAAAATATTGGCATCAAG ACGTCTGCCCTGCGGGAGATCGTGGAGAGCTGGGAAGAGAGCTCTGGCAGCTTCCTGCCTGTGCCTGAACGGCGTCGTGGCCCCAAGGGGGACCCAGGAGAGCGGGGCCCCCCAGGCAAGGAG GGCCCCACTGGCTTTTCTGGAGAACGCGGGCCGAAGGGAGATCGTGGAGACCCTGGCCCTCAGGGGCCACCTGGCCTGGCCCTTGGGGAGAGGGGCCCCCCTGGACCTCCTGGCCTTGCTGGGGAACCTGGAAAGCCTGGTatccctgggctcccaggcccGGCTGGGAgtgtgggagaggcagggagaccaggagaGAGG GGAGAacggggagagaaaggagaacgTGGAGAACAG GGCAGAGACGGCCCTCCTGGCCTCCCTGGACCCCCTGGCCCCCCTGGCCCCAAG GTGGCCATGGATGAGCCAGGTTCTGGACTCTCTAGAGAACCAGGACCCCCTGGACTCAAGGGTGCTAAG GGGGAGCCAGGCAGTGACGGCAACCGAGGCCTCAAAGGAGACAGG GGTGAGCCAGGCATCAAGGGAGACTGGGGAGAGCCTGGACAGAGGGGTCAAAATGGCAACCCG GGTCTGCCAGGAGAGCGTGGTGTGGCTGGGCCTGAGGGGAAGCCG GGTCTGCAAGGTCCGAGGGGGGCCCCTGGCCCAATG GGTGGCCATGGAGACCCTGGACCACCCGGTGCCCCG GGTCTTGCTGGCCCTGCGGGACCCCAGGGACCTTCTGGCCTGAAG GGGGAGCCCGGAGAGACAGGACCACCAGGACGG GGCCTGCCTGGACCCACTGGAGCTGTGGGACTTCCTGGCCCCCCTGGCACTTCAGGTCTTGTG GGTCCTCAGGGGGCACCAGGTTTGCCTGGACAAGTG GGGGAGACGGGGAAGCCGGGAGTGTCAGGTCGTGATGGTGCCAGTGGGAAGGACGGAGACAGAGGAGCCCCTGGCGTGCCG GGGTCACCAGGTCTGCCTGGCCCTGTCGGACCTAAAGGAGAGCCTGGACCCATGGGCACCCCTGGACAG GCTGTGGTCGGGCCCCCTGGAGCAAAGGGAGAGAAG GGCGCCCCTGGAGGCCTTGCTGGAGACCTGGTGGGAGAGCCG GGAGCCAAAGGTGACCGAGGACTGCCGGGGCCGCGAGGCGAAAAG GGTGAAGCCGGCCGTGCCGGGGAGCCTGGAGATCCTGGTGAAGAT ggTCAGAAAGGGGCTCCAGGACTCAAAGGTCACAAG GGTGACCCAGGAGTTGGGGTCCAGGGGCCCCCTGGGCCAATTGGTCCTCCAGGTCTAAAG GGAGACTTGGGCTCCCCTGGCACCCCTGGTGCTCCTGGTATTGCGGGGTTCCCCGGTCAGACAGGCCCTCGAGGAGAGATGGGTCAGCCGGGCCCCAGTGGAGAGCGG GGTCTGGCAGGCcccccagggagagagggagccccAGGTCCCTTGGGGCCACCTGGACCCCTTGGGTTAGCG GGAGCACCTGGGGCCCCTGGACTCAAAGGAGACAAG GGAGACCCTGGAGCAGGGCCGCCTGGGGCCCGAGGCGAGCGTGGGGAGCCAGGTGTCCGG GGTGAAGATGGCCGCCCCGGCCTGGAGGGACCCCGAGGACTCGTG GGTCCCCCAGGCAGCCGGGGGGAGCGTGGGGAGAAG GGTGACACTGGAACCTCAGGGCTAAAGGGTGACAAG GGTGACTCAGCTGTGATTATGGGGCCTCCGGGGCCACGGGGTGCCAAGGGGGACATG GGTGAACGAGGGCCTCGGGGCATAGATGGTGACAAAGGACCTCGGGGAGACAGTGGGGATGCTGGAGAAAAG GGCGCCAAGGGACAGCCTGGAGACAAGGGCTCAGCAGGGTTGCTGGGGGTGCGTGGACTCACAGGACCCAAG GGTGAGCCTGGTGCTGCAGGGATCCCTGGTGAGCCG GGATCCCGAGGAAAAGATGGAGCCCCTGGTGTCCGAGGAGACAAAGGAGATGTTGGCTTCATGGGTCCCCGGGGCCTCAAG GGCGAACGGGGGGTTAAGGGAGCCTGTGGCCTTgatggagagaagggagataAG GGAGAAGCTGGTGCCCTAGGCCGCCCAGGGCTGGCAGGACGCAAAGGAGAGTTG GGGGAGCCAGGTGTTCCAGGCCAGTCAGGGGCCCCTGGGAAGGAGGGCCTGATCGGTCCCAAG GGTGACCGCGGTTTTGATGGGCAGCCAGGACCCAAGGGTGACCAGGGCGAGAAAGGGGAGCGG GGGCCTCCAGGAATTGGGGGCTTCCCAGGTCCCAGGGGCAGTGATGGCTCTAGTGGTCCCCCCGGGCCACCTGGCAGTATTGGTCCCAAAGGCCCTGAAGGACTTCAGGGCCAGAAG GGTGAACGAGGTCCCCCTGGAGAGAGTGTGGTGGGGGCCCCTGGGGTCCCTGGAACccctggagagagaggggagcag GGGCGGCCAGGACCTGCGGGGCCCCGCGGTGAGAAGGGAGAAGCTGCACTGACA GAGGATGACATTCGGGGCCTTGTGCGTCAGGAGATGAGTCAGCATTGTG CCTGCCAGGGCCAGTTTATCACATCTGGATCAC GACCCCTCCCTAGTTATGCTGCAGACACCGCTGGCCCCCAGCTCCACGCCGTGCCCGTTCTCCGCGTCTCCCATGCAGAGGAGGAAG GCCAGGTGCCTCCCGAGGACGATGAGTACGAATACTCTGAGTATTCCGTGGAGGAATACCAGGACCCTGAGGCTCCTTGGGATGGCGATG CCCCAGACCCCTGCTCACTTCCACTGGACGAGGGCTCCTGTACTGCCTACACCCTGCGCTGGTATCATCGGGCTGTGGCAGGTGGTATAGAGGCCTGTCACCCCTTTGTCTATGGTGGCTGCGGAGGGAATGCCAACCGTTTTGGGACCCGTGAGGCCTGTGAGCGCCGCTGCCCGCCCCGGGTGGCGCAGAGCCAGGGGACAG GTGCTGCCCGGAGTTTAGGCAGATGA